The following proteins are co-located in the Microcystis wesenbergii NRERC-220 genome:
- a CDS encoding O-antigen ligase family protein: protein MTETTNDIATSRLWLLLTAFLYAIFTLMADSHSLMVQWPWVAIWQIGLLCPILWLLSQIWHHKSLTGLGNGFDLITGIIVLGLIISSLFSPFPNQARWYSWAAIGIICALYALHQWIITDNSPQRRYAILSFQGYLSLAFIIISLFLWTSQTLSPELARIRELQQNGVEISFDFSVLELRNWAPLGHQNYVAGFLVLALPLLLGLAILAKNWQRWLWFTGIGLGILDLYTTSSRGGWLGLIGVCVIGLGILIFRSQIPRLWLGLGGLATLLFLFIVIFANNRLKTVITSLVQGGGDNEFSYRWINTLIGWQMGSENLLTGIGLGNVPITYQHYRPLIAGRASELIYQLHSTPAQLFAELGIWGILAGIGLVIVLIFHFFRSPAPDNFSDQILLPCVYTGLFGYGLMSLTDYQLDNIAIAGTLTIYLACLTSSLPRKETKFLAIPPKGIFFTGLGIVLVMIIWLLPIHRAWQLSSYGFDFLAEKKIAPFHDTLIKAHQLAPWEPYYPYQLGWNLGDLAINTNNLQALNEGIKYFQVGNQVSPYQEFGHSNLGWLQLRQNPSAATKSFIESIKLIPAKRGVFQGLAVSLLAQNQPDLAIEAFALEAVRDPLFITSSLWRLPSLQPIYTKMLDRVDSIYSQLLQSNPSENLKNNLHFYRGSLSWWRGDELKAAQDWQKSGKEVGKALLNPSLKNPLPGVDLLKQAWLNPPERGKLLPQAWLQSQKSFLPTEIEKNLADSMAKSANFDLWLREKATPWPYRRQRAGFGVNSRHIDGVQPFDFTPVVDNIAVTTWFNNLFATPDYFPEFDTLLQPLREELIKKVQG, encoded by the coding sequence ATGACTGAGACGACTAACGATATTGCCACTTCCCGTCTGTGGTTACTGCTTACCGCTTTTCTCTACGCAATTTTCACCCTGATGGCCGATAGTCATAGTCTCATGGTACAGTGGCCTTGGGTCGCTATCTGGCAAATCGGTTTACTCTGTCCGATTTTATGGTTATTATCCCAGATTTGGCACCATAAAAGCTTGACTGGTTTGGGTAATGGTTTTGATCTGATAACTGGGATTATAGTTTTGGGATTAATTATTTCTAGTCTTTTCTCCCCATTTCCCAATCAAGCGCGCTGGTATAGTTGGGCAGCTATTGGTATTATCTGCGCTTTATACGCCCTGCATCAATGGATTATCACTGATAATTCTCCCCAGCGACGCTATGCTATCCTCAGTTTTCAAGGTTATCTCAGTCTGGCTTTTATTATTATCAGTCTTTTTTTGTGGACAAGCCAAACTTTATCACCGGAATTAGCAAGGATTAGGGAATTACAGCAAAATGGAGTCGAGATTTCTTTTGATTTTTCAGTCTTAGAGTTACGCAATTGGGCGCCCTTGGGTCATCAAAATTATGTGGCGGGTTTTCTCGTTCTTGCCTTACCTTTACTATTGGGATTAGCTATATTGGCTAAAAATTGGCAGCGTTGGCTATGGTTTACCGGTATTGGTTTAGGCATTCTCGATCTCTACACTACCAGTTCTCGGGGTGGTTGGCTAGGATTAATCGGGGTTTGTGTAATAGGATTAGGAATTTTAATTTTTAGAAGTCAAATTCCCCGACTCTGGTTAGGATTAGGAGGATTAGCCACTTTGCTGTTTTTATTTATTGTTATCTTCGCTAATAATCGTCTAAAAACCGTGATAACTTCCCTAGTACAGGGAGGAGGAGATAACGAATTTTCCTATCGTTGGATTAATACCCTTATCGGTTGGCAGATGGGCAGTGAAAATCTTTTGACGGGGATTGGTTTAGGCAATGTTCCTATCACTTATCAGCACTACCGTCCCCTGATAGCGGGAAGGGCATCAGAATTGATTTATCAACTGCATAGCACCCCCGCTCAATTATTTGCTGAATTAGGCATTTGGGGCATTTTAGCAGGGATTGGACTGGTTATAGTCCTGATTTTTCATTTTTTTCGTTCTCCCGCCCCTGACAATTTCAGCGATCAAATTTTACTGCCCTGTGTTTATACAGGATTATTCGGCTACGGATTAATGAGTTTAACCGATTATCAATTAGATAATATTGCTATTGCCGGAACCTTAACTATTTACCTAGCTTGTCTGACTTCTTCCTTACCTAGAAAAGAAACTAAGTTTTTAGCTATTCCCCCAAAAGGTATCTTTTTTACAGGATTGGGAATTGTGTTAGTCATGATAATTTGGTTACTTCCTATTCATCGCGCTTGGCAACTTTCTAGTTATGGCTTCGATTTTTTGGCAGAAAAAAAGATCGCACCTTTTCACGATACTCTGATTAAAGCCCATCAATTAGCCCCCTGGGAACCCTATTATCCCTATCAATTAGGTTGGAATTTAGGCGATTTAGCTATTAATACCAATAATCTTCAGGCTTTAAACGAGGGAATTAAATATTTTCAAGTAGGAAATCAGGTTTCTCCCTATCAAGAATTCGGCCACAGTAATCTGGGATGGTTGCAACTGAGGCAAAATCCCAGCGCAGCAACTAAATCCTTTATCGAATCAATAAAATTAATCCCCGCTAAAAGAGGAGTGTTTCAGGGTTTGGCCGTCAGTTTACTGGCCCAAAATCAACCCGATTTAGCTATAGAAGCTTTTGCTTTAGAAGCTGTGCGTGATCCTTTATTTATTACCAGTTCCCTCTGGCGTTTACCCAGCCTACAACCAATATACACAAAAATGTTAGACAGGGTTGATTCAATTTATAGTCAGCTTTTGCAAAGTAACCCTTCCGAGAATTTGAAAAATAATCTGCATTTTTATCGTGGGAGTTTGTCCTGGTGGCGCGGGGATGAACTGAAAGCGGCCCAAGATTGGCAAAAATCCGGGAAAGAAGTGGGAAAAGCTTTATTAAATCCCTCCCTAAAAAATCCCTTACCCGGAGTAGATTTACTGAAACAAGCTTGGTTAAATCCCCCTGAAAGAGGGAAGCTTTTACCACAAGCATGGTTACAATCTCAAAAAAGTTTTTTACCGACCGAGATAGAGAAAAATTTAGCCGATTCCATGGCCAAATCTGCTAACTTTGACCTCTGGTTAAGAGAAAAGGCAACCCCTTGGCCATATCGTCGTCAAAGGGCAGGTTTTGGGGTAAACAGTCGTCATATCGATGGGGTTCAACCGTTTGATTTTACTCCCGTGGTCGATAATATTGCCGTCACTACATGGTTTAATAATCTGTTTGCTACTCCCGATTATTTCCCCGAATTCGATACTCTCCTACAACCCCTGCGGGAGGAATTAATTAAGAAAGTGCAGGGATAA